From Calditrichota bacterium, one genomic window encodes:
- a CDS encoding response regulator transcription factor, with translation MIKISIVEDDKDIRESLAILLNGTEGLQCISTYYNCEAAQKLIEKDKPDVILMDINLPGMNGIECTQLIKQKMPTTEIIMLTVSDDNADVFNSLCAGASGYLKKNTPPLKLIEAIKEAVNGGAPMSMDIARMVVGSFKKETHTSDLTTREKDVLKNLCDGFSYKKIADELFVDLNTVKFHIRNIYRKLEVHSKGEAIAKAMKENLT, from the coding sequence ATGATAAAAATTTCCATTGTTGAAGATGATAAAGATATTCGCGAAAGCCTGGCCATTCTATTAAATGGAACTGAAGGCTTACAATGTATAAGCACATATTATAATTGTGAAGCGGCCCAAAAACTGATCGAGAAAGATAAGCCGGATGTTATTCTTATGGATATCAATTTACCTGGAATGAACGGGATAGAATGTACACAGCTTATTAAACAAAAGATGCCTACTACAGAAATTATAATGCTAACTGTTAGTGATGATAATGCTGATGTATTCAATTCGCTCTGTGCGGGTGCTTCGGGTTATCTCAAAAAAAATACGCCGCCGTTAAAATTAATCGAAGCAATAAAAGAAGCCGTTAATGGTGGAGCCCCGATGAGTATGGACATTGCGCGTATGGTTGTAGGCTCATTTAAAAAAGAGACGCATACCAGTGATTTAACGACCCGGGAAAAAGATGTTCTTAAAAACTTGTGTGATGGTTTCAGTTACAAAAAAATTGCCGATGAATTATTTGTTGACCTGAATACAGTTAAGTTTCATATCCGAAATATTTACCGCAAACTGGAAGTCCACTCCAAAGGTGAAGCAATAGCAAAAGCTATGAAAGAGAACCTTACCTGA
- a CDS encoding YbjQ family protein, with translation MITSTSNFIAGKEVKKTIGIVKGNTIRARHIGRDITAVFKNMVGGEIEEYTKLMAEAREQASDRMVQRAEELGANAVIDVRFTTSYIMGQAAEVLAFGTAVVVE, from the coding sequence ATGATTACATCCACATCAAATTTTATTGCCGGCAAGGAAGTAAAAAAGACAATTGGAATCGTAAAAGGCAATACAATTCGGGCACGGCATATTGGCCGGGATATCACTGCTGTTTTTAAAAACATGGTCGGTGGTGAAATAGAAGAATACACCAAACTAATGGCCGAGGCCAGGGAACAAGCTTCAGACCGAATGGTCCAAAGGGCTGAGGAATTAGGCGCAAATGCTGTCATCGATGTGCGCTTTACAACCAGTTATATTATGGGACAAGCTGCTGAAGTTTTAGCTTTTGGTACGGCAGTAGTAGTAGAATAA
- a CDS encoding T9SS type A sorting domain-containing protein, whose amino-acid sequence MFYKTYFMIVVLSVFGFAQDERWSDAFVLGGFDGYVYATAVTAAGDIYVAGEFNLLNGIAVNGIAMWDGDSWSSLGNGVTGGWNNGIVYSLTVDGNNVYVGGDFTQAGDVEASRIAMWDGDAWHAFGSGVDGEVYAIAVDGGNVYVGGYNLENAGGVAVNNVAMWDGNNWNAMGDGVFHYDYVDAMIARNDTVYVGGNFQIAGEDTVNYITYWDGDKWNSMDGGMSGRVNDLTFGKDVLYATGDFKKAGDDTVNFVAQWDGVKWSTVGNGLNSTADCIFVHGDDLYVGGRFFMADTVNAARITKWDGSKWHSLGAGIEVPDQLLSYRVFTIGVYEDHVYAGGNFEEAGNKEQKYFAMWNGQSWSDVGKIQDNSVDGDVFAIVSNGTDVYVGGQFTKAGGDTVNNIAKWDGQKWHALGEGLNNKVNVLAFHNGNLYAGGIFSASGDKTLIRIAMWDGEKWNSLSEEGINNQVYAMAFKEDTLYVGGNFTSAGDIWARRVAKWDGVKWHALGGDGSLQGGGGLDGYPNSYVNSINVDRDTVYIGGYFGRAFYQEGSGYINVQSLAKWDGREWHALGRFHESISRQIVSDFTVKAGIVHVAGSFPRFGDNPATLVKKWDGQEWSDIGDEFYYSGGSSWGNKLKSIVQVNGDLFVAGEPDMVGEKTTNYIVKWDGDEWLSLGSGTNDYVYTMAADSNFLFVGGRFSNAGNKGSNSFARYDMTGITSLKNTNLKPVDNFVLHQNYPNPFNPKTTLMYQLKSNSQVELSVFNILGQKVKTLVYEKQIAGNYQVTWDSTEFSSGIYFYQLKTNLKTKTKRMLLIK is encoded by the coding sequence ATGTTTTATAAAACTTATTTTATGATTGTTGTTCTTTCTGTGTTTGGTTTTGCGCAAGATGAACGATGGAGTGATGCGTTTGTTTTAGGTGGTTTTGACGGCTATGTATATGCCACGGCTGTCACAGCAGCCGGAGATATTTATGTCGCCGGGGAATTCAATTTGCTGAATGGAATTGCGGTAAACGGTATCGCTATGTGGGATGGTGATAGCTGGAGCTCGCTTGGAAACGGGGTTACCGGAGGCTGGAATAATGGCATTGTCTATTCTTTAACGGTTGATGGCAATAATGTTTATGTTGGTGGTGATTTTACTCAGGCAGGTGATGTTGAAGCAAGCAGAATAGCTATGTGGGATGGAGATGCCTGGCATGCATTTGGAAGTGGAGTTGATGGAGAAGTTTATGCTATAGCAGTAGATGGAGGCAATGTTTATGTTGGTGGATATAATCTGGAAAATGCAGGTGGAGTTGCTGTAAATAATGTTGCCATGTGGGATGGAAATAATTGGAACGCTATGGGAGATGGTGTTTTTCATTATGACTATGTCGATGCAATGATCGCCAGAAATGACACGGTTTATGTTGGTGGTAATTTTCAAATAGCCGGAGAAGACACTGTAAATTATATCACTTATTGGGATGGTGACAAATGGAACTCCATGGACGGTGGGATGAGTGGCCGCGTAAATGATCTCACCTTTGGAAAAGATGTTCTTTATGCTACCGGTGATTTTAAAAAAGCCGGTGATGATACAGTCAATTTTGTGGCCCAATGGGATGGTGTTAAATGGAGCACTGTGGGCAATGGGTTAAACTCGACTGCAGATTGTATTTTTGTTCATGGAGATGATCTTTATGTAGGTGGAAGATTTTTTATGGCAGATACGGTAAATGCCGCCAGAATTACAAAGTGGGACGGATCAAAATGGCATTCTCTCGGAGCTGGTATTGAAGTTCCTGATCAGCTACTTAGCTATCGTGTTTTTACAATTGGTGTTTATGAGGATCATGTTTATGCCGGTGGAAACTTTGAAGAGGCTGGAAATAAAGAGCAAAAATATTTTGCTATGTGGAATGGGCAAAGCTGGTCTGATGTAGGAAAAATTCAGGACAATTCAGTTGATGGTGACGTTTTTGCAATCGTCAGTAACGGAACTGATGTATATGTTGGCGGACAGTTTACAAAAGCTGGTGGCGATACGGTCAATAATATTGCCAAATGGGATGGCCAAAAATGGCACGCTCTTGGTGAAGGATTAAATAATAAGGTTAATGTATTAGCATTTCATAATGGAAATTTATATGCTGGTGGGATTTTTTCAGCAAGTGGTGATAAAACTTTAATTAGAATTGCCATGTGGGATGGAGAAAAATGGAATAGCTTGAGTGAGGAAGGCATTAATAACCAGGTGTATGCAATGGCTTTCAAAGAAGATACTCTTTATGTTGGAGGTAACTTTACCTCCGCAGGAGATATCTGGGCCAGGCGTGTTGCAAAGTGGGATGGTGTTAAATGGCATGCTCTTGGTGGTGATGGCAGTTTACAAGGTGGAGGTGGCCTTGATGGATATCCAAACAGTTATGTAAACTCAATTAATGTAGATCGTGATACTGTTTACATAGGAGGATATTTTGGCAGGGCATTTTATCAGGAAGGCAGTGGTTATATCAATGTCCAAAGTTTGGCGAAGTGGGATGGCCGGGAATGGCATGCATTAGGTCGCTTTCATGAAAGTATTTCGCGGCAAATTGTTAGTGATTTTACTGTTAAAGCTGGAATAGTACATGTTGCGGGTAGCTTTCCAAGATTTGGGGATAACCCAGCTACGTTGGTAAAAAAATGGGATGGTCAGGAATGGAGCGATATTGGGGATGAGTTTTATTACTCCGGTGGTTCATCCTGGGGAAACAAATTAAAGTCGATTGTTCAAGTAAATGGAGATCTTTTTGTTGCCGGTGAGCCGGATATGGTTGGAGAAAAAACAACCAATTATATTGTTAAATGGGATGGAGATGAGTGGCTATCGCTTGGAAGTGGAACAAATGATTATGTTTACACAATGGCGGCAGACAGTAATTTCTTATTTGTAGGCGGCAGATTTTCAAATGCTGGCAATAAAGGCTCTAATAGTTTTGCCCGTTATGATATGACCGGGATAACTTCCTTAAAAAATACCAATCTAAAACCAGTTGATAATTTTGTCCTTCATCAAAACTATCCAAACCCTTTTAACCCAAAAACAACTCTAATGTATCAACTTAAAAGTAATTCACAAGTTGAGTTAAGTGTTTTTAATATTCTTGGGCAAAAAGTGAAAACCCTTGTTTATGAAAAACAAATTGCTGGAAATTATCAGGTTACCTGGGATTCTACAGAATTTTCAAGTGGGATTTATTTTTATCAACTTAAAACAAATTTGAAGACTAAAACAAAACGTATGTTGCTAATAAAATAA
- a CDS encoding T9SS type A sorting domain-containing protein, translating to MRKIATIIFLSLLTTMSLHAQEQGNVLKFDGIDDYVKVAHNSSINISTDWTLEVWIKPDTITSSYQAILSKNRAPRPSSLWIRNGFAEIWFSVGSVDGAKLQGRIPFHSKEWTHLAATYNSSTLSLYVNGELDSSIALSILPDTSQNAWTFGQRGDDLFWFAGEMDEVRIWDIARSVDQINYYKDFNLRNDVEGLKGLWHFNDAVGAARVWEETQNKNHGSVFGAEIIDSISPVDVLPANSLYLNGASESVSIPHNPSLDISTQWTLEAWIKPDTLTPTYKAIISKNRVPRPPSLWIIDDKVEVWFETDSTGDAVQAVGTNVLKQNEWQHIAATYDSNFIRIFVNGKVDVVVESNLIPKLNTKDWSIGQRGDNLHWYGGYVDEVRIWNRALDQKEIQQRMLYTQGAANGLLGAWGFNQLVSDEVAVVNDNSGNESDGTVDAQALVDSDTPVDYFVTAIDPLIRSVTPQEFSLKQNYPNPFNPNTTIPFSLKKSGKVSLKIFDTLGRLVLDAFNKNISAGSYNINVDMRNLPSGTYFYQLKTAAFAQTKRMVLLR from the coding sequence ATGCGCAAGATAGCTACGATCATTTTTTTATCTCTATTAACGACTATGTCACTACATGCACAAGAACAGGGAAATGTGTTAAAATTTGATGGTATTGATGATTATGTAAAAGTAGCCCATAACTCATCTATAAATATTTCCACAGATTGGACATTGGAAGTCTGGATAAAACCGGATACAATCACTTCATCTTATCAGGCAATTCTTTCTAAAAACAGGGCACCGCGCCCATCAAGTTTATGGATTAGAAATGGTTTTGCTGAAATTTGGTTTTCAGTTGGTTCTGTTGACGGTGCTAAACTCCAGGGTAGGATTCCTTTCCACAGCAAAGAGTGGACACATCTCGCCGCAACTTATAATAGTAGCACATTATCTTTGTATGTAAATGGCGAGCTGGATAGCTCGATTGCTCTGTCCATCTTACCCGATACAAGCCAAAATGCCTGGACCTTTGGGCAGCGAGGGGACGATCTTTTTTGGTTTGCCGGAGAAATGGATGAAGTAAGAATTTGGGATATAGCACGTTCGGTCGATCAAATTAATTATTATAAAGATTTCAATTTAAGAAATGATGTTGAAGGGCTTAAGGGCTTATGGCATTTTAATGATGCCGTTGGTGCTGCCAGAGTTTGGGAAGAAACGCAAAATAAAAACCATGGATCGGTATTCGGTGCAGAAATAATTGATTCAATTTCTCCTGTAGATGTTTTGCCAGCAAACTCTCTTTATCTGAACGGAGCAAGCGAATCCGTCTCGATTCCTCATAATCCATCATTAGATATTTCCACACAATGGACCTTGGAAGCCTGGATAAAACCGGATACTTTGACCCCGACTTACAAAGCAATCATTTCAAAAAACAGAGTACCACGTCCACCTAGTTTATGGATTATTGATGACAAGGTTGAGGTGTGGTTTGAAACTGATTCTACGGGAGACGCTGTACAGGCTGTAGGAACTAATGTTTTAAAGCAAAATGAATGGCAACATATCGCGGCCACTTATGACAGCAATTTTATTAGGATTTTTGTAAATGGCAAAGTTGATGTAGTTGTTGAAAGCAATCTAATTCCAAAACTAAATACTAAAGATTGGTCCATAGGTCAAAGAGGGGATAACTTACACTGGTATGGTGGATATGTGGATGAAGTACGGATCTGGAACAGGGCGCTTGATCAGAAAGAAATTCAGCAAAGAATGCTGTATACGCAGGGTGCGGCAAATGGGTTACTTGGTGCTTGGGGATTTAATCAGTTGGTTTCAGATGAAGTCGCTGTAGTCAATGATAATAGTGGGAATGAAAGTGATGGCACTGTTGATGCCCAGGCTTTGGTAGATTCCGACACTCCGGTAGATTATTTTGTGACAGCAATCGATCCGTTAATTCGTTCAGTTACACCTCAGGAGTTTTCACTAAAACAAAATTATCCCAACCCATTTAATCCAAATACAACAATTCCATTTTCATTAAAAAAATCAGGTAAGGTCAGCCTAAAAATATTTGATACACTTGGGCGCTTAGTGTTAGATGCTTTTAATAAAAATATATCTGCGGGATCTTATAATATAAATGTGGATATGAGAAATCTGCCCAGCGGTACTTATTTTTATCAACTAAAAACGGCTGCTTTTGCACAGACAAAGCGAATGGTTTTACTGCGTTAA
- a CDS encoding beta-propeller fold lactonase family protein yields the protein MKNLSYLISILFICAINALYAANDFIYTVLSPQAEADTNYIAQYKIVGEDSLQWVASTSTGGTGRANTANSEIVIDKNNLLLFSTNAESHDISVFNILPDGLIEPVDGSPFKSHYDNPASLALHPNGKFLYVGHSVGLSRFTVSENGNMELADTVSTVFFPRGMAISPAGDFIYIADLAGGVHALSINQETGALSALESSPFTYEPMQRTNKIYLNQDGTTLYVLDIDKGTFGFTVLEDGSLEGIPPGLLIDKSNLGCTAGYSNDSQYFYIARKGWIYVYKNSGEPPLSIISAKSVQSAGISYFSQLVNHPTTNVLYSFTQKYLYMHKPDQTGNLTELKPYTTIPSLEGYVSTGAAIGLDVATSLKTENRSGELGSFRLYQNFPNPFNPETTIKYNLTKSGKVTLSLYNLLGQNILEMVNEYKPAGSHSYILNGSNLTSGTYFYKIETEDYVSVRKLILIK from the coding sequence ATGAAAAACTTATCTTATTTAATAAGCATTTTATTTATTTGTGCTATTAATGCTCTTTATGCAGCGAATGATTTTATATATACTGTTTTGTCTCCGCAAGCAGAGGCTGATACCAATTATATCGCACAATATAAAATTGTTGGGGAAGATAGCCTGCAATGGGTGGCTTCTACTTCAACCGGTGGCACAGGCCGTGCAAATACTGCTAATTCAGAAATAGTAATCGATAAAAACAATTTACTGCTTTTTAGCACAAATGCTGAAAGCCATGATATATCTGTTTTTAACATATTACCTGATGGGCTGATTGAGCCGGTGGATGGTTCTCCTTTTAAATCACATTATGATAATCCTGCAAGTTTGGCGTTACACCCAAATGGAAAATTTTTGTATGTGGGGCATTCTGTTGGGTTAAGCAGGTTTACTGTATCTGAAAACGGTAATATGGAGTTAGCCGATACGGTTAGTACAGTTTTTTTCCCCCGTGGTATGGCAATAAGTCCGGCTGGTGATTTTATTTATATTGCTGATTTGGCCGGCGGTGTACATGCTTTATCCATTAACCAGGAGACTGGTGCACTTTCCGCTTTAGAATCATCTCCATTTACATATGAGCCAATGCAGCGTACAAACAAAATTTATCTCAACCAGGATGGGACCACGCTTTATGTCCTTGATATTGATAAAGGTACTTTTGGTTTTACAGTACTCGAAGATGGATCTTTGGAAGGAATACCTCCGGGTCTGCTCATTGATAAATCTAATTTGGGATGCACAGCTGGTTACTCGAATGATTCTCAATATTTTTACATTGCCCGCAAAGGTTGGATATATGTTTATAAAAACTCTGGTGAACCGCCTTTATCTATAATCTCTGCAAAATCAGTACAAAGTGCTGGAATCTCTTACTTCTCTCAACTTGTAAATCATCCAACAACAAATGTCTTGTACAGCTTTACCCAAAAATACCTCTATATGCACAAGCCTGACCAAACAGGTAATTTAACTGAACTCAAACCCTATACAACTATTCCGTCTTTAGAGGGTTATGTGAGCACGGGAGCGGCGATTGGACTTGATGTTGCAACATCCTTAAAGACTGAAAACAGATCAGGTGAACTTGGCTCATTTCGGTTATACCAAAATTTTCCCAACCCGTTTAACCCAGAAACGACGATTAAATACAATCTTACTAAATCCGGAAAAGTAACTCTTTCACTTTACAATTTGTTAGGGCAAAATATTTTAGAAATGGTAAATGAATACAAGCCAGCAGGTTCACATAGCTATATATTAAATGGCTCAAACCTTACGAGTGGGACATATTTTTATAAAATTGAAACAGAAGATTATGTTTCTGTTCGCAAACTTATTTTAATAAAGTAG
- a CDS encoding sigma-70 family RNA polymerase sigma factor has product MSETEILLRCKKGDKHAFGILVNLYKKRAYFSALGFVHDRDRALDLSQEAFVKVWQSIKKIDPDRKFFTWYYTILKNVCLNDLRKKTNQPRPYSEFIDFDPEEIKDSTVDISKTLENDELKKLIWDAINKLNKNEKEILLLREFQDLSYTEISEVLNCPQGTVMSRLYSARKTLKSKIGEHLK; this is encoded by the coding sequence TTGTCAGAAACAGAAATTTTATTACGATGTAAAAAAGGCGATAAACACGCTTTTGGCATTCTTGTAAACCTTTATAAAAAACGTGCTTATTTTTCGGCTTTGGGATTTGTACATGACCGCGATCGGGCATTAGATCTTTCTCAGGAAGCATTTGTAAAAGTCTGGCAATCAATAAAAAAAATAGATCCGGACAGGAAGTTTTTTACCTGGTATTATACAATCTTAAAAAATGTTTGTTTAAATGATTTACGTAAAAAGACTAATCAACCGCGGCCATATTCTGAGTTTATTGATTTTGACCCGGAAGAGATAAAAGATAGTACTGTTGATATTTCTAAAACACTTGAAAATGATGAACTAAAGAAACTGATTTGGGATGCCATAAATAAATTAAACAAAAATGAAAAAGAGATTTTATTGTTACGAGAATTCCAGGACTTATCCTATACAGAAATTTCTGAAGTTTTAAATTGTCCACAGGGAACAGTAATGTCTCGATTATACAGCGCACGCAAAACCCTAAAATCCAAAATTGGCGAACATCTCAAATAA
- a CDS encoding T9SS type A sorting domain-containing protein has translation MKRFIKPQLVLSIFTVLFLFLETAFTQDAFEVIDHRDDGIGRANESIVAADGTVFLANGRDGMRAYSFDGNSFTNIAHIDNGGEALGLALTDDGTILLANGSDGLRAYTFDGSVFTNTAHIDSGGSAQGVVVSNDETVFLANDEDGLRAFSFDGSSFVQKGHINQGGSAKNIAVGDDGTIFLASYDDGLRAYTYSEGTFINEAIYDDNGSAWDVAVAYGGTVFLANEAEGVISLVYNGSSFTKKSVKQFGWSYSVSISSGGNIFVANNYGVIAYTYDSQLHIFIDVGYVNNVPSSSGVIASSDSTIFLSSTSGLRAFSLNGSTFTNTAHTNQAGGSAESLTIGADGSVYLGNSYNGLHTYSLDENTLINKDYLETGHRVLDIGTSSDGTVFIGNSSDGLRAYLYNDDAFNEMAFSSYEIAAMEVVEGPDGTIFIANNYRGLSALTYDGTDFVNSAQIDEGGTAQGVAVGDNGTVFLANGNSVKAYSYDGAFFTGIGSVSPFGNARGIAVGLDGTVFVALGYGGLRAYTFDGASFTDAGYIKDGGNYSAWDVAVGTDGTVFLAYHSVGLFAYSYDGSSFTKNGFVNNSTDPTINTYVDVVVGNDGTIYSAQSGDGLYAYNYTGYSASYNSPPTASDTTITLTSSSYIFGLDDFNYSDESEMSKITITRLEDKGSLEFFEEDDWKEVVQYQDISKEDIEAGNFRYVYDGAITDSTNFLFRVHDGNSFSRFHYIVSLNLTNVLSIDQDRFIPEKYSLQQNYPNPFNPTTTIKYNLPKSGKVTLSLYNLLGQNVLEMVNENKPAGSHSYLLNGHDLSSGIYFYRIESGTFSASRRFLLIK, from the coding sequence ATGAAAAGATTTATTAAACCCCAATTAGTACTATCAATTTTTACAGTGCTTTTTTTGTTTTTAGAAACAGCTTTTACACAAGATGCTTTTGAAGTCATTGATCACAGAGATGATGGCATTGGAAGGGCAAATGAATCTATTGTAGCAGCAGATGGAACAGTTTTTTTAGCGAATGGTCGAGATGGTATGCGCGCCTATAGTTTTGATGGAAATTCCTTTACAAATATTGCCCATATTGATAATGGTGGTGAGGCGTTGGGATTAGCACTTACTGATGATGGAACAATTTTATTGGCAAATGGATCTGACGGATTACGCGCGTATACTTTCGATGGGTCTGTTTTTACAAATACCGCCCATATTGATAGCGGTGGTTCTGCTCAAGGGGTTGTGGTTTCAAATGATGAGACAGTTTTTCTTGCAAATGATGAGGATGGTTTGCGGGCCTTTTCTTTCGATGGCTCTTCTTTCGTCCAAAAGGGACACATTAACCAAGGTGGATCAGCTAAGAACATTGCTGTTGGTGATGATGGGACTATTTTTTTAGCAAGCTATGATGATGGGTTGAGGGCCTACACATACAGCGAAGGGACATTCATAAACGAAGCCATTTATGATGACAATGGATCTGCCTGGGATGTAGCAGTTGCCTATGGAGGAACTGTTTTTCTTGCTAACGAAGCAGAAGGGGTTATATCACTTGTGTATAACGGATCCTCTTTTACAAAAAAATCTGTAAAACAATTTGGTTGGAGTTATAGCGTATCCATTTCTTCCGGTGGGAATATTTTTGTTGCAAATAATTATGGTGTAATTGCTTACACGTACGATAGCCAACTTCACATTTTTATTGATGTGGGTTACGTTAATAATGTTCCCTCTTCATCGGGGGTAATTGCAAGTTCTGACAGTACTATCTTTCTATCAAGTACAAGTGGTTTAAGGGCATTTTCTTTAAATGGATCTACATTTACAAATACAGCTCACACCAATCAGGCAGGTGGTTCAGCAGAAAGTTTAACCATTGGTGCGGATGGATCAGTTTATCTTGGGAATTCTTATAATGGTTTACATACTTATTCGCTTGATGAAAATACGCTTATCAACAAAGATTATCTGGAGACTGGTCACCGGGTGTTAGACATTGGTACAAGTTCTGACGGAACTGTTTTTATTGGTAACTCCAGTGATGGTTTAAGGGCATATTTATACAATGATGATGCTTTTAATGAAATGGCATTCTCATCCTATGAAATTGCAGCAATGGAAGTAGTAGAGGGCCCGGATGGTACAATTTTTATTGCAAACAATTATAGGGGTTTAAGTGCATTAACGTATGATGGAACAGATTTTGTAAACTCAGCCCAGATTGATGAAGGCGGCACAGCACAGGGAGTTGCAGTAGGTGATAATGGTACTGTTTTTCTGGCAAATGGCAACAGTGTAAAAGCCTATTCTTATGATGGTGCTTTTTTTACGGGTATTGGTAGCGTTTCTCCTTTTGGTAATGCGCGTGGTATTGCAGTCGGTCTTGATGGGACAGTTTTTGTGGCTCTTGGTTATGGTGGCTTACGCGCTTATACATTTGATGGAGCTTCATTTACCGATGCCGGTTATATTAAAGATGGCGGTAATTATTCCGCGTGGGATGTTGCGGTTGGTACCGATGGCACAGTTTTTCTCGCATACCATTCAGTAGGATTATTTGCATATTCTTATGATGGTTCATCGTTCACAAAAAATGGCTTTGTTAATAATAGTACCGATCCAACCATTAATACTTATGTAGATGTTGTTGTTGGTAATGACGGCACAATCTATTCTGCACAAAGTGGAGATGGATTGTATGCTTATAATTATACAGGATATAGCGCCAGTTATAATTCACCACCAACAGCCTCCGATACAACAATTACCCTAACCTCAAGTTCCTACATATTTGGTTTGGATGATTTTAACTACTCAGATGAAAGCGAAATGAGTAAAATTACAATCACCCGATTAGAAGATAAAGGATCTCTTGAATTTTTTGAAGAAGATGATTGGAAAGAAGTTGTTCAGTATCAGGATATAAGCAAGGAAGATATTGAAGCTGGTAATTTTAGATATGTTTATGATGGTGCAATTACAGATTCAACAAATTTTCTATTCCGTGTACATGATGGAAATTCATTCAGCCGGTTCCATTATATCGTTTCTCTTAATCTTACAAATGTTTTAAGTATTGATCAGGATAGGTTCATTCCGGAAAAATATTCTTTACAACAAAATTATCCGAACCCGTTTAATCCAACAACAACGATTAAATATAATCTGCCTAAATCAGGAAAGGTAACTCTTTCTCTTTACAATTTGTTAGGCCAAAATGTTTTGGAAATGGTAAATGAAAACAAGCCCGCAGGTTCTCATAGCTATCTATTAAATGGCCATGACCTGTCCAGCGGTATCTACTTTTATAGAATTGAATCTGGGACATTTTCTGCATCCCGGCGCTTTTTACTGATAAAATAA